The Aeromicrobium yanjiei DNA segment CTCGGACAGGATGCGCGCACCCAGCCGCACGACGTCGTCAGTCCCGGCAGTCAGGTCGTCGACCTCGATGTCGAGATGGACCTGTTGCTCCCCGGTGCGGCCCGGCCACGGCGGGGGCTCGAACGCCTCCACGACCTGGAAGGCCAGGCGGGGGCCGCCGGCCTGACGCTCGAGGGACCACCAGTCGTCCTCGCGCTGGTCGATCTCCTGGCCCAGGACCTGCGACCAGAACTCCGCGAGGGGCTCCGGGTCCCGGCACTCCAGCACGATCGAGCGCACGGCTCCGACGCGGGTCATGACACCGAGTCGTCAAGCCCGTCGGCGTCCGGGTTGCTGACGCTGGGCTCGAAGGGTCGGGGTGCGTCGACCTCCGGGTTGTCGGCGGTCTCGTCGGGGTCCAGGGGCTCGTTCGGTGATTGGCTCATGCGCCGGTCGTACCCCGCCGGGCCGGGGTCAAGCAGGGCTCAGGCGCAGAGGGAGTCGCTGGCCGTGCGGGTCGTGGCCTTGACGGCCTTGGGAGCCTTCGGCTGGACCCCGCCCTCGATGCGGTCCGCGCCCAGGATGAGCCAGACGCCGGTCATGCCCGAGGAGTGCACGACGACGTCGGCCATGAAGCCGAAGTCGCGGTTGATCGCGTCGGCGGTGGCCATCGCCTCGGGTGTTCCGTCCACGAAGATGCGGGTGGTCTTGGCAGGCTTCTGGGCGTTCTCGATGCCGCTGATCGTGTAGCCGAGGGTCGACATCGAGGCCTGCGCCGCCGTCGCGAGACCGTTGGTCTGCGCAGCGTTCAGGAGCTTGACCGGGGTCTCCCGGCTGGCCTTCTTCTCGTCCTCGGAGCCCTCGACCGGCACCTTCTTGTCCTTCGCGATCGCAGCGAAGATCGTGTCGGCGTCCGCCGTCTTCACGACGCGGTTGGGATCGGTCGGTGCGGTGCCGTTGGGCATCGTGATGAACCGGATGTCCGAGTCGTCGACCGACCTGGCGCGCTGGGCCAGCGACGTGAGCTTGGGGATCGAGGAGATGCCGTCGTCGACCGTGATCGAGGACGTCAGGGCGTTGATGAACTTGAACAGGCGGTCCGGACGGGTGAGGGTGCCGGCGCTGCGGGCCTGGCTGATGATCGAGGACATCACGACCTGCTGGTGACCGAGGCGACCGATGTCGCTGCCGTCGCCCACCGCATGGCGGGTGCGGGCCAGCGCGAGGGCGTCCTTGCCCTTGAGCTTCTGCTTGCCGGCGGGGAGGTTGAGCTTGGCGTCGGGATCGACCATCGCCTGGTTGAGGCACACCTTGACGCCACCGAGGGCGTTGACCATCGAGGCGAAGCCGTCGAAGTCGAGCTGGACGAAGTGGTTGATGTGCACGCCGCTCAGCTGCTCGACCGCCCGCACCGAGCAGGCCGGGCCGCCGGCGAGCGCCGAGTTGATCATCTGCTGCGGACCGCCGGCGAACGCGCCGCTGCCGGTGTCGTCGCACGCGGGCAGGTCGGTGAGGGTGTCGCGGGGGATCTGGACCGCGTCGATGCGGGTGTTGTTCTTGGAGAAGTGCACCAGCATGAGGGCGTCGCTGCGCTGGCCCTCCTCCTTGCCGTAGCCCTTGGTCTTGAGCTTGCGCGAGTCCGAGCCGATGAACAGGACGTTGAGCGCGCCCTTCGGGGTGTCGTCCTTGACCACGTGGTCGGCCTCGTCGAGGGCCTTGGACTCGATGTTGTGGTTGAACTTCCAGTACGCCGCCGCGCCCCCGATGCCGACGATCAGGGCCAGGACGAGCGCGCCGAAGCCGAGACCCCGCACGATGCGCCTGCCACGGGAACGCTCCCGCTTGCGAGAGGTCGGCGGCGACGCGGGCGCGGGCTCGGGGGCCGGCGCGTCGGGGCTGCTCACCATCTTCTCCTGCGGGTTCGGGGCGTTCGAAAGGCTGCCGGCCAAACCGGCAGACGTCCTACGATACGAGGCGTACCTGAGAACAGGATAGGAAGCGCGGGTGACGTTGAGCGCATTCCACCGGTATGACCATGACTGTGTCGGGGGCGAGCCCCCGGGGGCTTCCGTCCCGAGACAGCGCTGGAGATCGAGCGGGTCGGGTGGGCCCCGTGGGACTCGAACCCACAACCCGCGGATTAAAAGTCCGCTGCTCTGCCAATTGAGCTAGAGGCCCGGGACATGGGGACAAAGGTCCGGAGAACCCTCCGGAGAATGCCGCTACGCCCAAGAGCGAGTATCGCAGAGGTAGTGCGCGTGTGCGCGTGCCGGCTATCGAGAACCCTCGGGACAACTCCTTTGTGGTTCGGACGGCCTGAAAGCAGTGTCCTGACCGACCGATCATTACCCGACGGCAACGAGCCCAGCGGCTTCGGCACCAGACTGGGCCCCTCTGAGGGCGGCGGTCCCGCAGTGGATGGGAGTCGCTCTCGTTGCGCTCGTGCGGCTCGTCGGACCGAGCCTACGGAGGGGACGTGGCCTTCGGGGCCAAGCCGAGAATGCGCATACCGACTGGCCTTGGACTCGCGGCGGCTACTCGGTACTGCCAGGGGGGTCGTCGACGTCCAATTCGAGTCCTCCCATGAGGACCTTCGGGCCAGGGGGCGTGGGCGCGGACCACCGCGAAATATTGGAGTTGAAGGACCAGCCGCCGGTCGCCTCCCTGGACGGAAATGAACCGCGCTCTAGCTGCTCGGGTGCCCAGAGGTCGACACGAAATATGCCGATGCGCGGTGGGGGGGGGGCATCAGTTGCGGGAGTTGTCTACGTCGCTGTCTTGGGCCAGCTCGCTCGATAACGAGCGGTAGCCCCAGTCGTGGCCCTCCAGAGACGGTCCCTCAGATCCCGAAGCGACTCGGGTAGTTGATCGGGTCAATACGTACCCGGGGCCGGCCTCGATAAGGACGAGGCGCTCGGATGGGTTCTTCGGCAGACCTGCCGCCGGGACGGCGCCAGAGCTGCCCGCACCGTCGTTGATGTTGCTACGGGTAGCAGCGCTCACGTGATCGCCCCGGTCCCGGCGATCAGCGTCCGGACGCGACGGCGACGTCGGTCGCGTATAGCCGCTCGCTGAGCGAGTGAGCGGAGAGGTCGTCGCCGGTCACTTCAGCCACGATGACACCGTGCTGGATGACGACGGCCCGGTCGACGACCTGAGCGAGCTCCTCGAGGTCGGACGCGACGACGATCGCTGCGCTGCCGGCGTCAGTCAGCCGGCGAACGTTGGCGTAGATGTCGGCGCGAGCCCCGACGTCGACCCCTTGCGTCGGCTCATCGAGCAGCAGGACGACAGGGTCCAGCCGCAACCACCGGGCGAGAACTGCCTTCTGCTGGTTACCGCCTGACAGGGTGCTGATGGCCACCGACCCCGACGATGCCTTGACCTTGAATGCGTCGCGAAGTTGGTCGACGTCGCGTGTCATGGCCCGTTGCTTGAAGAGCCCACGCCAGTAGCGGCGCAGGACGCTCACGTTCATGTTCTCGTCGACCGTCAGGGTCGGGAAGATCCCCCCGGTTGCTCTTTCCTCGGGGATCATCACGACCCCGTGCGCGATGGCTTGGTCCTTGCGGGTGAAGTTCACTGCCTCGCCGTTGATCCGAACGGTGCCAGTGTCGATGGACAGGTCACCGTAGAGTGCGCGGAGAAGCTCGGTGCGCCCGGACCCGAGGAGACCGGCTACGCCGAGGATCTCACCGGCGCGCACCGAGATGTTGATGCCCTGCAACGGGCCAGCGGAGAGGTCGTCGACCTGGAGCACGGTGGGGGAGTCCGGACGAACCTTGATCCGCGCTTGAGCCATCTCCGTGCGGCCGCCGAGGATCGCGTGGACCAGTTCACGTTCGGTGAGCTTGTCGCCCGCGAGGTTCGCCGCGACACGGCCGTCGCGCAGGACGGTCGCGTGATCAGCCAGGGCGACTACCTCGTCGAGCCGGTGGCTGACCAGGACAACTGCGTGGCCTTCGGCGGCCAGCCGCCGGATCGCGGCGTGGAGGATGCGCGCCTCGTGTACGGGCAGGGATGCGGTCGGCTCGTCGAGAATGATCAGTCCGCCGCCCTCGTCGACGTCCTGGAGAGCCCGTGCGATCGCGATCTGGGCGCGGGTAGCGATGGGGAGGTCACGCAGAAGTGTCCGAGGGGTCGCCTCGATCTCGAACCGATCGATGAGCGCTCTCGCCCGGTCGGACACCGAACGCCAGTCGACCGAAGGGCCGATGCGGGTCGGGTAGCCGGCGCCCAGCATGAGGTTCTCTCCGACGTTGAGGTCCAGGAACACGGCCAGGTCCTGGTGGACGACTCGCAGCCCCAGTTCGTGCATGGCCTGCGACTTGATCTCGTCGGCTGCGATGACGGCGTCGCCTAGTTGTACCTCGCCGGCATCGGCCGACTCGACGCCGCAGAGGATCTTGATCAGCGTCGACTTGCCGCTGCCGTTGCCTCCGCAGAGCCCAAGTACTTCACCGCCTCGAACGTCGAGGTCGACCCTGTCGAGTGCGCGTGTGCCCGGATAGACCTTGCTGAGGCCGCGGATCGAAAGGGCGTTGCGGCCCTTCGTAACCGAGGCGCCAGCCGTCTGTGAACCGTTGCTCTCCACCTGGGGACCTCTCATTGATAGGGGCGCGAGGGGCCTGCCGGAACGGTCTGCCGCCTGAGCGATGCGGGACCGTACCACAACGTAATTGCTACGACGAGGGGTCTGAGGTGTCGAAGTTCTCTAGCAGCGCAGAACCTCCAGCGCATGCGTAAGGTCATCGCCCGGAGGATCAATGACACCTTGGTTGCGAGGGGCGCTGAAGGGCCGGATGCCCGACTCGGCCGCGTTCTGGCTGCTGTTTTCGATCGTGGCGTCGGTCTGCGCCCTGTCGGGCGCACCCACGCCGCTATACCGCGTCTACCAGCAGAACTGGGGCTTTTCGGAGATCACCACGACCGTCGTGTTCGCCGCCTACGCCCTTGGCATCCTCTTGGCACTCATCACGGTGGGGTCGCTCTCGGACCACCTCGGTCGCAAGCCCGTGGTGCTGGTCTGCGTGTTGCTGCAGATCGGCGTCGAGTCGCTCTTCGTCTTCGCGGACGGAGTGCCGATGCTGTTGAGCGCACGCCTCCTGCAGGGCCTGGTGACTGGCGCCGTTTTCGGCGCGCTCGGTGCCGCGATGATCGACCTCGACAGAGTCAGAGGCGTAACGGCGAACGCCGCGGCCGCCCCGCTTGGCGGAGCGTCCGGCGCGATGGCCGCGGGGGTGTTCGTGCAGTACCTGCCCGACCCGACGCGCCTGATCTACATTGCGCTGGCCGTGACGTTGTCGGTCCAGGCCGTGCTTGTCCCGTTCATGCGTGAGACCTGTGCACGCAGGCCCGGGTCGCTGCGGTCGCTACGGCCCCAATTCGGTCTGCCGCGGTCCGTGAGGCGCCGGTTCCTCGTGTCCGCGCCGGTGCTGGTGGCCTCGTGGTCGCTGTTCGGACTTTACGGCGCCTTGGGCCCCACCATCGTCCGCGAGCTGAACGGCCAGACGTCGCCCGTGCTGGGAGGCTTGACCATCGTCGCCATCTCCGGCATCGGGGCGCTGACAGTGCTCACGCTGGCTAGCAGGGTTTCGCCCCGCGTCTTGATGCTGTTTGCGACGACGGCCCTGATCGTGGGGATGGCCGGGACTCTGGTCGCCATGCAAGAACGATCGCTACCCGGATTCTTCGCGGCGAGCTTCGTGGCAGGAAGCGGGTTCGGAGCCGGCTACCAGGCCGGCACCCGCAGCGTGATGCCGCTGGTGTCGACCCACGAACGCGCTGGCGTCCTGTCGATCATCTTGGTGCTCTGCTACGCCTCGATGGGTGTGCCGACCGTCGTGGCCGGGTTCCTCATCGCCCACGCGGTCCCGGTGCTCGACACCGCGAGCGGGTACGCGGTCTTCCTCATCGTGCTCGCCTCCGCGGCCCTGCTGGGGGCGATTCGACCGACAGCCGCGGCAGTCGACGACAGCCTCGATGTCGATCGTTCCGCGTAGCGCCGGCCCGCCTAGCGGACAACGTCGACACTCCAGTGCTTGCAATGGCAGCACTTTCACGCCCTAGAAGTGGATCCAACAATTTATCCGCATGTGATGTCCAACACAATAACGAAGTGGTAAGGTCCGGGCGGTTTCGTGCCCGGGGGCATGGGGCCAGCGTCCACCGAACCCAGCCGGGAAGGTGTGACGTCCCCGCGTCCAAAGGAGAGACATGTCAGCCAAATCCATTGTTGCGGGCACGGCTATCGCTGCCAGTGCCCTGTTGCTTGCCGCGTGCTCGTCGGAAGGTTCGAGCGGCTCGTCGTCGTCCTCGTCGTCGGGTGACTCAGGATCGACGGCCGAGGTCGCCGGCTTCCCGCCGCTGGAGGAACAGTTCAAACCGGGAGAGAGCTCGCCGCCCACGACCTCACCGCCACTGGCCAAGGACAAGACCGTCTGGTACGTCCAGTGCGGCGCTCAGATTCCCGGGTGTGTTCAAAAGGGCAAGTACACCGGGGAGGCCGCCAAGGCCGCTGGCTGGGACTTCAAGGTCGCCGACGGCAACCTCAACATCGCCGGCGGGTTCAATACTGCCATCCGGTCAGCTATCGCTGCCAACGCCGACGCGATCATCGTGGACTCGTTCTCGTGCGAGCCGGCGCAGCAGTCCCTCAAGGAGGCTGCGGCCAAGAAGATCCCCGTGCTGGGCATCGAGTCGATTGACTGCTCGGAGTTCGACGGTGGCCCCGACCTGTACACGGTCCCGTTCATCCCGAGCGAGGAACTCAAGGACAACAAGGCGTGGTTCGAAGCGCGCGGCATCCGTGCGGCGCAGTACGTCGCGCAGGCGACCGGCGGCGAGGCCAAGATCATCGACAGCCCCGGACTTGCCGACCCCGACTACGTCACGGAGTCAGACGCCTTCGCCGCGGAGATCAAGAAGTGCGACACCTGCGAGATCGTGGGCTCCTCGCCATGGAAGGAAGCCGACCTGACTCCCAACGGAAAGTGGATCACTGGCATCCGCGCCCAGCTCATCAAGCACCCAGAGGCCAACGCCGTGAAGTTCCCGTACGAGGCGTTCTCTCTGACTTTGGGCGGTGCGCGGGACGTCAAGAACTCTGGCGTCGACGCGATCTCGTTTGGTGGTGTGGCTGATCCGGGCGGCATTGAGGCGGTCCGCGACGGGACGCTAGAGGCGATCACCAACGCACGCTCGGTCGAGTGGGAAGGGTACGCGGCCATCGACACGCTCAACCGTGCGTTCAACGGCGAGCCGTCCGTGCCGCAGGGTGTCGGCATGGCCCTTATCGACAAGGACCACAACCTGCCGGAGTCAGGCGAGGAATACGTCGCAACGATCGACTTCAAGGCGATCTACCTGAAGGCGTGGGGCGTCAGCTGATCGTCTGAGTGAACGAGGGGCGCCGGTCGTGGAATCGACCGGCGCTTTTCGTCACGCCCTGGCGCCCCACTCCAGCCCGAGTTCCTCAGGGGCGCGGGCCGACGCCACCAGGGGAGAAGGCCAGGCGGCTGGAGTGCGGGGGGAAGAGGCCTACGCCACGGGGGCGCCGTTGTGCGCCCTCACGCGGTCGGCTCGAGGCCCCGGGACCGGGCGGGGACCAGCGCGCCCTTGGGCAGGTGGGCGGCACGCGGTGTACCAAGGCCAGCAGCGAGGTGCGAGGCCTGCACGCTCGGGCGCCGCCCTCATCGGTAGGTGCAATGGCACTGGAGTTGAGCGCGGACTGGAGAGGGCACGACTGCAGCGGTACAGCGACGGCAGCGCGCCGAGTCTGCCCATGACGGGCTCGCCCCCCGCACGTGACGCAGCGACGTCCGGCCGTGACGTGTGGTCACCGTCGGGCGCCGTGCCGCGAGGAGGGGCAGAGGTGCACCGCCTACTGGGTTCCGACCTTCTCAGTCTGAGGGGGTGTTTCGGTTACGCTGGCTTGGCGCACCTCGTTGACCAATATGGAGGTCGCCTTGCGGGAACGGGCTCGAGCGATGAGCGTCGATAGCGCCACGCTGATGACGAGCGCTGCGCCGTTAAACACAGGGGTGACCCACGTGTCGGCTCCCAGGAGCTGAAGGCCGTTGACCGCCACGGCTACCAGAAAGACACCGAACATCGTGCCCCACACGTTGTTGAGTCCCGGCCGGATGGCGGTCTGTCCCAGAAATACGGCAGCCAGGGCGGGGAAAAGGAACGACTGTGCCTGCGTGGAGTCCGCGACCATCGAGCGTGTGGTGAGAACGACACCAGCCATGCCTCCGAACAGCGCCGACCCCATGAAGGCGATGACCAGGGATCGGTCGACGCGGAAGCCGGCCAGCCGGGCCGCGTTCTCGTTCGACCCGATGGCCGTGAGCACGCGTCCGAACGGTGTCTGGGTGAGCACGTACCAGGCGACCAGCGCCAGCACCATGAGCAGCCAAAAGAGGATGGCGATACCGAGGAACTCCTGGTTCCCGAAGTCACCCAGCGAGTTGGGCAGACCACTGCCGACGGGTGAGCCGTCCGTGTACCACTCGAGGAGCCCGCCGATGAGGATATACATGCCGAACGTCGCGATAAACGGGTTGAGCCGCAGTACCGCCACCAGCAGCGCGTTGATGCCGCCGGCAACGAGCGCGACGCCGATGGCGGCCACGATGCCGCTGATCACGGGCTGCCCATGGGTGCCGCTCACGGATGCGAACGTGACGCTCGACAAGCCGGCGATTGCCGCGACCGAGAGGTCGAAGTAGCCCGCCACGAGCGGGATGACCATGCCGATGGCGATGAGGCCTGTCACCGACTGGTTGGCGAAGATGTTGTGCAGATTGCCCGATGAGAGGAACAGGTCGCCGACTGACGACACGAAGCCGAAGTAAAGGACGAGCAGGACCAAGAGAATGGGGATTCCTGCGCTTTCCAGCGCGTGGCTTATCGAGAAGCGCTCGCGGTCAATCCGCGGTCGCCGTGTGGATGCTGTCATGGTCATTTCTCTACTTTCTGGTCGTCGCGAGTTGGCCAAATGGCGGGCACAATGCGGTTACGCTCGTTGGGAATCGGCCCCTTCTGAAGCGCAGGTTCTGCACCCAGAACGGGACCAGCAAGGGCGGGACCGAGTAGGGGCGGCCCGACCCGTGGCCGAGACGTCGCATCGGCGGAGGGCCGTGCGGTTGGCGGCCGGCGCAGCGGAGGATAGGTGGCGGGCACAGGGCCTACCTCGTCTTTTCGGTCAGGAGGTCCCAGGCGCTTCGGCCGCTGTCGGCCGCGAGCCGGCCGATGCGGTCGTCCCAGAGGTTCTGATTGCCAAACTCGTTGCGCCAAGCCAAGGCCGGCATGGTGAAGTGACGCAACGGGTGGTCGAGCGTCATGCCGATGGCACCGTGGAGCTGGTGGCAGTTGCGCACCACGGTAGTCGCGGCTCGTGAGGTCTGAGATTTCGCAGCTGAGATGGCCAGCACGGCTGGTCGGCTCGTGAAGTCACCGGACGCGATCTGGGACACCGCGACGTCCACGGCGCTTGTGGCAACCGCGAGTTCACTGGCCGCCGCAGCCAGCAGCTGCTGGACAGCTTGGAATGCTGTGAGCGTGCGACCGAACTGGCGCCGTTGACGGACGTGGTCTATCGACATCTCCACTGCGCGCGCAAGCGCACCCCTGGTCTGAATGGCCCGGCCAAGCGCACCCCTCAGCAACCACTCGTCGGTTGTGGAGGCGTCGACCTCGTGGACATCCGCGACCGTGATGACCGCGGTCACAGTCTCGCGCGGCTGGAACGCCGCGTTGGCATGCTCGACGACGTACTTCTCCGAGGGGTCCAGGACTGCCACGACGGTGTGCCCGTCCAACGAGCCGAGCACGACCGTGTGCTGCGAGATGCGCGCCCACGGGACACGGGCGGCGTTCACGTGCACACCCCCGCCCGGCGCGTTCGAGAAGGCTGCTCGTGCCGTGGTCAGCGGGCCACGGTCGACCGGTCTGACTCTGGCCCGGTTGAGCAACCACTCGGAAATGAAGGATGTTTCCATGAGTGGTCCCGGAGCGCCGCTGCGCGCCGCCTCGGCGAGGACGATCGCGGCGGCCTCCCAGCCCCCACCGTCGGCGTCGGGCTCGTCGGAGAGTCCCATGCGGAGCAGGCCGGCATCCTCAAGCGCGTCCCACAGCGCCGGGACGAACGGCAGGGCCGGCGCTGGGACCGTGAGTGCCTCCGCCAGGACGTCGTCGCAGATGTTCGACGTCAGGTCGCGCAGCGATCGCGCGTCGTCGGCGTCGAGGCGGCCGACAGGTTCGGTGGTCATGTCTACCTCAGTCCCAACTCGCGGACGATAACGCCTCTGAGCACCTCGTTGGTACCGCCGCGCAGCGTGAACCCGGGCGACTGGTGGATGGCGTCGGCCAGCGTCTTGCCGAACTGGCCGGCCGTGGACGTGGGGTCGGGCTCGTGTGCGGAGATCGCCGCAGCCGTCTCGATGACTTCCTTCTCGAACTGGGTGCCGAGGTCCTTGACGATGGCTGCCGAGAGGTTCTCAGGCTTGCCTGCCGCGAGCGAGCCGGCGATTGCCAGCGACATCTGACGCAGCACGAACGCGCGCGCCACGAGCGCACCGATGGCCGCGTGCTGCGGGCCGGCCTGATCGGGCTCGGCCTGGTCGGGTCCTGGACGTTGCGCTGTCACGAGTCCCTCGAGGACCGGGAAACTGGACAGGATGCGCTCGGGCCCGCTGCGTTCGTAGGCGAGTTCGGACGTCACCTGGCTCCAGCCATCGCCGATCGCCCCGAGGACGAGCTCGTCAGGTACGAAGACGTGGTCGAGCACGACCTCGTTGAAGTGGTGCAGTCCGGTGAGGAACTTGATCGGCCTGATGTCGATGCCGGGTGAGTCCAGGTCGACGATGAACTGGCTGAGCCCATGGTGACGATGCTGCGGGTCGAGCGGTTCGGTGCGGGCCAGGACGAAGAAGGCGTGGCAGTGGTGTGCACCCGATGTCCAGATCTTGGTGCCTGTGATTTCCCAACCCCCTTCGGCCCGTTTCGCGGTCGTCTGCACGCTGGCCAGGTCCGAGCCGGACTCCGGTTCGCTCATGCCGATGCCGAAGTACAGCTCACCCTTCGCAATGCCGGGCAGGTAGCGCTGCCGCTGGTACTCGGTGCCGTGGGACAGCAGTGAGGGGGCGGCCTGTCGATCGGCGACCCAGTGCGCCGCGACGGGGGCGCCGGCGGCCAGCAGCTCCTCGATCACGATGTACCGCTCGAGGTGGGAGGCGCCCCGCCCGCCGTACTGTTCTGGGATCGTCATGCCGAGAAGCCCGCGGCGACCCAGCTCGGCGCTGAAGGCTGGGTCCCATCCGACGGTCCACGAGTCGACGCTCGGCGAGAAGGCACCGGTCTTGAGCGAGTCAGCGATGAAGGTACGCACCTCTTGCCGGATGTGGTCGGCGTGCGGTGGTGGTGGGGTGGCGGACGGGACGAGTTGGAGCATGCAGATGTCTCCCTGGAGAATGTGGTCTCGGCAGTGCGATGTGGGCGGACGTCAACACTGCCCCGCGCGACGATCGGTCGCGCGGAACAATGTTGGCGGCACATCGAACGGTCAGGCGCTCACTGGGCGAGCGGCAATGTTGTCGCGCAGGTTCTCGTAACCCGGCTGTCCGAGCCTGGCCTGCCCCTCCTCCGACTGCGTCAGGGCAGGCAGATCGGCCCAGTCGAACTCCGACGGCACGACGATGCTGAGCAAGATGGGCCCGGCTCCTTCGTGCATGTCGTTCACGGCCTCCTCCAAGGCTGGACCAAGTTCGGAGAACTCGGAGATGCGGCTGGCCCGTGTGTACCCGACCGACTTCGCGAAGTCGGGGACGGACTGCGTGCCGACACCCGGGAGTTTCTGACCGCCCGTGATGTCGTACCCGCCGTTCTCCATGATGATGTGCAGGAACTTCTTCGGCTTTTGCCCACCGATCGTGACCAGCGTGCCCAAGTTCATGAGGATGGAACCGTCGGTGTCTACGACGACCACGCCGAGGTCGGGACGGCCGAGCGCGATGCCGTGCCCGAAGGGCGAGGCCATGCCCATGGGCGCCATCGAGATGAGGTCCATGGCGTGCTTCGAGTACTTCGGCCATGCCATCCCGCCGGTCATCGTGGCGATGACGACGTCGTTGTCGGTGCGGAGATCGGCGAGGTTCTGCAGCACTGCGCCGTGGTTCAAGGTGTCGCTCATGAGTGAGTCCTATCCAGGTTGTCGACGAGAATGACAAACGGCTCCTGCGCGTCGAAGGCTTGCGTCACGGTCGCCCGCGCTGCCTCCTCCGAGTCGTCCTGCAGGAGCAGCGCGTGCTTGATGTTGGTGGCGTCGA contains these protein-coding regions:
- a CDS encoding thiamine pyrophosphate-dependent enzyme; translated protein: MSDTLNHGAVLQNLADLRTDNDVVIATMTGGMAWPKYSKHAMDLISMAPMGMASPFGHGIALGRPDLGVVVVDTDGSILMNLGTLVTIGGQKPKKFLHIIMENGGYDITGGQKLPGVGTQSVPDFAKSVGYTRASRISEFSELGPALEEAVNDMHEGAGPILLSIVVPSEFDWADLPALTQSEEGQARLGQPGYENLRDNIAARPVSA